One window of the Salvelinus fontinalis isolate EN_2023a chromosome 2, ASM2944872v1, whole genome shotgun sequence genome contains the following:
- the LOC129827161 gene encoding transcription factor Sox-10-like: MSGEEQSLSELEMSPGVSDDGHSLSPGHSSSAAGGGDSPLSGPQPQLTGVGDDALSDVAGGISIKSDEDDDRFPIGIREAVSQVLNGYDWTLVPMPVRVNSGSKSKPHVKRPMNAFMVWAQAARRKLADQYPHLHNAELSKTLGKLWRLLNESDKKPFIEEAERLRKQHKKDYPEYKYQPRRRKNGKPGSGSEADGHSEGEVSHSQSHYKSLHLDVAAHVRGAGSPLADGHHLHTAGQSHSPPTPPTTPKTELQSGKSGDGKREGGGAGGSRGGMGVGAEGGSGSGSVKPHIDFGNVDIGEISHEVMANMEPFDVNEFDQYLPPNGHPGIGQSAGSAAAAGSSASPYAYGISSALAVASGHSAAWLSKQHQQHHASPLGSDPSKAQIKSEAGSGGHFAEASSGGSHVTYTPLSLPHYSSAFPSLASRAQFAEYADHQASGSYYAHSSQASGLYSAFSYMGPSQRPLYTAITDPSSVPQSHSPTHWEQPVYTTLSRP; this comes from the exons ATGTCGGGAGAGGAGCAGAGTTTATCTGAGTTAGAAATGAGTCCAGGGGTCTCGGACGACGGTCACTCCTTGTCACCGGGTCACTCCTCCAGTGCAGCAGGCGGAGGAGACTCACCCCTGTCCGGACCGCAGCCCCAGCTGACGGGGGTCGGCGACGACGCCCTATCCGATGTAGCTGGCGGGATTTCCATCAAGTCCGATGAAGACGACGATCGCTTTCCTATTGGTATCCGCGAGGCAGTGAGCCAGGTGCTGAACGGCTACGACTGGACACTCGTACCTATGCCTGTGCGTGTAAACTCCGGCAGCAAAAGCAAGCCGCACGTGAAAAGGCCTATGAACGCCTTCATGGTGTGGGCACAGGCCGCACGGAGAAAACTGGCAGACCAGTATCCCCACCTCCACAACGCTGAGCTCAGCAAAACCCTCGGGAAACTATGGAG GCTCTTGAATGAGAGTGATAAGAAGCCTTTCATCGAGGAGGCGGAGAGGCTGAGGAAGCAGCACAAGAAGGACTACCCGGAGTACAAGTACCAGCCACGCCGCCGCAAGAACGGCAAACCCGGCTCCGGCTCTGAAGCTGACGGCCACTCGGAGGGTGAGGTCAGCCATAGCCAATCGCACTACAAGAGCCTCCACCTGGACGTGGCTGCCCACGTCAGGGGGGCGGGGTCTCCTCTGGCTGATGGACACCACCTACATACTGCAG GCCAGAGCCACAGCCCTCCTACACCACCCACCACCCCCAAGACGGAGCTCCAGTCTGGGAAGTCGGGCGATGGGAAGCGGGAGGGTGGTGGAGCAGGTGGCTCCCGTGGGGGAATGGGGGTAGGAGCGGAAGGTGGCTCTGGATCAGGGTCAGTCAAACCACACATTGATTTCGGCAACGTGGACATCGGTGAGATCAGCCACGAGGTGATggccaacatggagccctttgaTGTGAACGAGTTTGACCAGTACCTGCCCCCCAATGGGCACCCGGGGATTGGACAGAGTGCTGGGTCAGCGGCAGCAGCAGGGTCCTCTGCATCTCCCTATGCCTACGGTATCTCCTCTGCCCTGGCCGTGGCCAGTGGACACTCTGCAGCGTGGCTATCCAAGCAGCACCAGCAGCATCATGCCTCACCTCTGGGCTCCGACCCCTCCAAGGCCCAGATTAAGAGTGAGGCCGGCTCGGGGGGACACTTTGCCGAAGCATCCTCAGGGGGTTCCCATGTCACCTACACTCCCCTCAGCCTGCCCCACTACAGCTCTGCTTTCCCCTCACTGGCCTCCAGGGCCCAGTTTGCAGAGTATGCTGACCACCAGGCCTCGGGTTCCTACTACGCCCACTCCAGCCAGGCCTCAGGGCTGTACTCTGCCTTCTCCTACATGGGGCCCTCGCAGAggcccctgtatacagccatcaCTGACCCATCCAGCGTGCCACAGTCACACAGCCCCACGCACTGGGAGCAGCCGGTCTACACCACCCTGTCGCGGCCCTGA